In Miscanthus floridulus cultivar M001 chromosome 8, ASM1932011v1, whole genome shotgun sequence, the sequence CCGGGTTAATCTGCACCCAAGGAGGGGTTGAGGCAGAGAGTTAACCTGAACAAACCAGTGTCAACTTGGGAAGGAATCCATTCTCAACGACAAAGAACGAAATGGGAAGGAGAAATTAAGAAACATCTTTTCATTTCTGAATCCCAGCTTCTGGAGAAGGAGTTGGAGGAATTGGAAGGAGCCAGCCGACGGCTAGAAGTGGCAATTGGAAAGTTGCAAGTATTCAAAGGCATGGCGCCACAACAAAGGCCTCTGATGAGGTCCAAGCTGAAAAAGATGGTAGGGATGGTGGCCCAAATTCTAATATGGGTTTGTCTCATAGCAGTATCCATAACCATTCCTGGAAACCTATTGGGCCAAGGTGGATATGGATATCCAAGGCCCGTGTGGCACAGGGGTTTGGCTACCCGGCAACCAAGGGTGAGGTACAGCGATATGGGCATCTTGCCCGCTGTGTCAAGCGCCTAGGTCCTCCACCGCTGCTCACTCAATCCTTTGCTGAGATTGTCAAGGTTGATATGGCGAGGAGAGAGCAGGAGCAGTGTCCATGGAAGCGCCGCTCCGAGGACTGGATGGAGGAGGATGATCTGCTGGGAGAGGACATACACCGCGAGCAAGATCTAAGTTTGAAGCTTCAGCGAGGCTCTGGAGGTGAGGGATCCAGCCGCCAGAACCTAGGAGGCAACAACTATACCAGGGGTGGTCATGGGGGTTGGGACCATGGGAGTGATGGTCGTGGTTACAGATTGCCAGAAGGTAATCAGCAAGGGGCGTGTGGTATTGCTCAAGGCCAAGCAGTGGGCAGAGATCTGGATAGAGCTGCTCGTAACCCTGGTGAGGATATGGGCAAAGTAATTTAAATCAACAGAGGAGGGCaaggagctcaaggaacttggaGACCCAAAGTACCTACCAAGGACAGGAATTATTACCAGGAGGGCAAAGCTCTGGAGATCAAGTGCTTTCGTTGCTTAGAGACAGGCCACCACCAATCTGATTGTACCAAAGATCCAGTCCGTTACAAGTGTAAGCAGAAAGGACATATGGCAGTAGATTGTGGAATGGCCAAAGGCAAAATTCAGATGTTTGGGTTTGGGATTCCAAGTAAAGGTTTCTATTCTATTGAGATCCCTGAAACTCGGGTACATCAGATTCAGGCAGCAGGAGTGGTGATAGTTCTGGAGGGAGATGCTGATGAGGATAAGATAAATGTGGAGCTGAGGTTAGTGGTCAATGATAAGTGGGACTTCAAGCCCAGGAAGATGACCAACAATGAGTTCTTGGTGATTTTTCCTGACAAGGGTACTTTGGAAACATTTTCAAGGTTTGCTGGTTTTGATCTCTCAATTTACAATCTGAAGGTTAAGATCACCAAGTCAAATGTTGACCCCACCACTTCCTCTGTGTTACAATCCTGCTGGGTGAGAATTAGCAACATTCCCCCAATTGCTAGGGAGGAATCTGTGGTGAGGGAACTAGCATCTCTTGTTGGACAGCCTGTGATGGTTGATGAGCTGAGTCTGATTAGAGAGGAACCAGTGAGAGTTAAGGTAAATTGCAGAGATCCATCAGTTATCAGATGTGTGATTGAAATCTTTTTCAACAAAGTGGGCCATGAAGTTAAGTTCATATCTGAGGGAAGTCTTGGGATGAATCTGGATCCTAGAGGGGGTCCACCAGGAACAGGAAAGAAGGATGATAAGTCTGAAAGGAAAGATCAAAGGGATGCAGATAGCTCTAAAGGTAAGAGGAAGAGTGACAAGTTTGACAGGATTGGGAACATTGACAAAGATCATGATTCAAGTTATGGGGGGAGCCAAGATGCTATGGAGCAAGATGACTTAGGTACAGGGCAAATGAAGAATCTTCCAATTACAGCATTCCACCCAAATTTGGGCATGATAGAGCTTGCTACTATTATCAAGGATAATTCGCTAAACAGATATGGGATCCAACTGCTGCAGTGATTCAGCATGGTGCTATCTCTGAACAACAGCAGTGTGCTCTTAAGGAAACAGTAGCTAATCAAGAGCAAAAGGAAAACCAGAATGATGATAGTAATAGTGAGGAACAAACTATACAGATGGAGGATGTCCCTGATCATCAAATCATTGTCCAGGGAAGTATGGGTCCATATCTGATGGATAAAGAAAAATGGCCTAAGCTGACTATACCTACTGCAACTGAGGTAGAGATTGATGGAGTCTCTGGAAAAGCTGTCCCAGATCAGCCAGATACATGAAAATTCACAAGTTAGTGGATCTGGACAAGGGGATGCTGATTCAAACCAAGCTATATGCATGTCTAAGCAGGTGATAGTGATATCAGATGAAGATGATGTAGGGGATGTGGGAGTGATCACTCAAGAATCTGAGATCATGGATACACAGGATTTTGAGGATATAGAATCCTTTCCTGCTGAGGATATGACTGATGACACAGAGCAGTGAACTTGGGTTAGCTCCTCTAAAAagaagacaaagaagaagaatGGAGGCAGGGTGACTATTGCCACAAGAGCGAGCAGCAGGGTCCCAAAGGATGGGAGATTTATGCTGGAGAAAGCTACTCAACGGGCTCAGACAAAAAATGACACGTCAAAAGGTATTTTTGATTCTAACCAATTTCTGGTTCTAAACAATTTAAGTAATGAATATATTCAGGATGTTGCTACTTCTCTTGATCTAGATATTGTTAATATTGATACCCAAATTGAAGTGTTTAGAGTAGAAGAAAAAGTAAGAGCTGCTTTAGCAGAGGCCAATTACAAGGAGTATTTGGCTTCTGTTAATAGCAAAACTGCCCCTCAAGGAGAGGAGGCTATTCAGGAATATAGCTTGAGTGTGGTTGTCAAGGGCGTTGAGGGATAGGGTAGGCGCACCCCGGTACGTAGTTCGTAGCTGCGATCCGTTTTGGGGCGAAGTTTTACCCCTCAGTGCCCATTTTgttgagagagggagaaggagagataATTATTCTTGCTTAATCCCAAATGACGGATTACAAGAACTCTTATAGGCCATAGCCTCAACAGATTCTAACAAATCACTCCTAAATCAGAGGCCCCTTGATTGGCTTTCCTTTAATCTAGCCACTTTCTAAACCAAGCCCTGCGTTGGTGCCTGCCGCGGTGACCGCGGTGCCCGCATCGCCCTGGCGTGTTGCTGCACGCCGCGCATCTCGGGCCCTTCTATTCCTGGAGTATgtgcggccccacatgacatctctccccccgtcgaggagcagctcgtcctcgagctggaaggccAGGTACTTGGCGGCGAAGGCCTCGACGTCTTCCCATGTAGCCGATGCAGCCGACTCGTCCTTCCACTGGACAAGGACCTGGCACACACTGCGCGCC encodes:
- the LOC136472647 gene encoding uncharacterized protein; this translates as MAVDCGMAKGKIQMFGFGIPSKGFYSIEIPETRVHQIQAAGVVIVLEGDADEDKINVELRLVVNDKWDFKPRKMTNNEFLVIFPDKGTLETFSRFAGFDLSIYNLKVKITKSNVDPTTSSVLQSCWVRISNIPPIAREESVVRELASLVGQPVMVDELSLIREEPVRVKVNCRDPSVIRCVIEIFFNKVGHEVKFISEGSLGMNLDPRGGPPGTGKKDDKSERKDQRDADSSKGKRKSDKFDRIGNIDKDHDSSYGGSQDAMEQDDLGTGQMKNLPITAFHPNLGMIELATIIKDNSLNRYGIQLLQ